A genomic stretch from Pieris brassicae chromosome 9, ilPieBrab1.1, whole genome shotgun sequence includes:
- the LOC123714665 gene encoding PSME3-interacting protein — MSSGFISESEILEARRRRQEEWEKVRTEDQPKEVPEEPYDTRPLYQRLEEQRLKKEAEFEEAHKLKNMIRGLDDDEVGFLDLVERTKAEVAQQISIEEKKEMQEFRERVSNLAESEEIIRLRAQLAPARTTPAAAQKQKNKLQGVVVRKRKASEMEGEKDKDSPPQKNGIDNSVSNIVVESETLGAMRSVAVLPGLGHYTDTSTDTDDSSDNEHEKCVKRDLLGRRPEQVADKRKDDSC, encoded by the exons ATGAGTTCCGGATTTATATCGGAATCAGAAATCTTGGAGGCCCGGCGGCGTCGACAAGAAGAATGGGAAAAAGTCCGCACTGAAGATCAGCCTAAAG AGGTCCCGGAGGAACCTTATGATACTCGACCCCTCTATCAACGCTTGGAAGAACAGAGGCTTAAAAAAGAAGCTGAATTTGAAGAGGCACACAAACTTA AGAACATGATAAGAGGTCTAGATGATGATGAAGTAGGCTTCCTTGACTTGGTCGAAAGGACAAAAGCAGAAGTTGCACAACAAATAAGTATTGAGGAGAAGAAAGAGATGCAGGAGTTTCG AGAGCGAGTGTCAAACCTGGCCGAGAGTGAGGAGATAATTCGTCTCCGTGCTCAACTAGCACCCGCAAGGACTACACCTGCCGCAGCTCAGAAACAGAAGAATAAATTGCAGGGC GTTGTTGTAAGAAAGAGGAAAGCTAGTGAAATGGAAGGGGAAAAAGACAAGGACTCTCCACCACAGAAAAATGGAATTGATAATAg TGTAAGCAATATAGTAGTGGAGTCAGAGACCTTAGGAGCGATGAGGTCTGTTGCAGTGTTACCTGGTCTGGGACATTACACAGACACATCCACTGACACTGATGACTCATCGGATAATGAG CAtgaaaaatgtgtaaaaagaGATCTACTCGGAAGGAGACCGGAGCAAGTAGCAGATAAAAGAAAAGATGATTcatgttaa